From the genome of Bosea sp. Tri-49, one region includes:
- a CDS encoding uroporphyrinogen-III synthase → MRVLVFRPQQDAERSAQALRERGKDPVVAPLFQIVASSEKPPKGPFDALVLTSANAVPALESLPKTWRSTLPAFCVGTRTADIVGKLGFTAHSAQGGRAELLALILERLPKGQKLLFVAGRDRHEDLPQQLREAGHEVALWTAYEAKAIDALPAPAAEALRDGSADAALHYSPRSAQIFLDLAGKAGLAEQAQALPQLALSIEVAAPLIAAGSDTVLVAEHPEEAALFAALDQLPARTLLTGDAKEPVAADDKADDSGMTAEPSSEQGPAGKRRNRSGRTPPTIELAATETVETSSAEATASATSATEAERTETQAEAVLPTEALAQEFTPPPVPEHQRRYNLPTVALAGLAGGVIGAGLVLLGIRLSAPDDGARLAELTKRVETLQAQSAALPNRAALDAIDRKASAAAESAAKASGEAQANATRLAELAKAAPAVGANIPQGLNEKLDRADSTAAAARDAATSLGQRLAGVEAAAKSAAQPSRQALAAARVVLAERIRDAIGSGRPFQPDLAALGDIPAEQRAALAAVAGTGAATRDQLLTQFGSHRALFVRETAPAANSWEDKLLGLASRIVTIRPVGESGSTDPATLPIRLEAALTQNEVVKAAELWTQLPEPARRGSEAFGLALRLRAIAESTINRIAQDAVAALGTAG, encoded by the coding sequence ATGCGCGTTCTGGTGTTCAGACCTCAGCAGGATGCCGAGCGCAGCGCGCAAGCCTTGCGCGAGCGCGGCAAGGATCCGGTGGTCGCGCCGCTGTTCCAGATCGTTGCGAGCAGCGAGAAGCCGCCGAAGGGGCCGTTCGACGCTTTGGTGCTGACCAGCGCCAATGCCGTGCCGGCGCTGGAAAGCCTGCCGAAGACCTGGCGCAGCACGCTGCCAGCCTTCTGCGTCGGCACGCGCACGGCGGACATCGTCGGCAAGCTCGGCTTCACCGCGCACAGCGCTCAGGGCGGGCGCGCCGAGCTGCTGGCACTGATCCTCGAGCGCCTGCCGAAGGGCCAAAAGCTCCTCTTCGTCGCCGGCCGCGACCGCCACGAGGACCTGCCGCAGCAATTGCGCGAGGCCGGTCACGAAGTGGCGCTGTGGACGGCCTACGAGGCCAAGGCGATCGATGCCCTGCCTGCCCCGGCCGCAGAGGCTTTGCGCGACGGCTCGGCCGATGCTGCCCTGCATTATTCACCACGCAGCGCCCAGATCTTCCTCGATCTGGCCGGCAAGGCCGGACTGGCCGAGCAGGCGCAGGCGCTGCCCCAACTTGCACTCTCGATCGAGGTCGCCGCGCCCCTGATCGCGGCCGGCTCCGATACCGTGCTCGTCGCGGAGCACCCCGAGGAAGCAGCCCTCTTCGCCGCTCTCGACCAGCTTCCCGCTCGCACTTTGCTGACCGGCGATGCTAAGGAGCCCGTAGCGGCAGATGACAAGGCGGACGACAGCGGCATGACGGCAGAGCCGAGCAGCGAACAGGGCCCGGCCGGCAAGCGCCGCAATCGCTCCGGCAGGACACCACCGACCATCGAGCTTGCGGCTACCGAAACCGTCGAGACCTCCTCTGCCGAGGCTACCGCTTCGGCAACAAGCGCGACCGAGGCCGAGCGCACCGAGACGCAAGCTGAAGCGGTGCTGCCAACGGAAGCGCTCGCCCAGGAATTCACGCCACCCCCGGTGCCCGAGCATCAGCGCCGCTACAATCTGCCGACCGTCGCGCTCGCCGGCCTAGCCGGTGGCGTGATCGGCGCCGGCCTGGTGCTGCTGGGCATCCGGCTCTCGGCTCCCGATGACGGTGCGCGGCTGGCCGAACTCACCAAGCGCGTCGAGACCTTGCAGGCTCAGAGCGCAGCTTTGCCCAACCGCGCTGCGCTCGACGCCATTGACCGCAAGGCGTCGGCAGCGGCCGAGAGCGCCGCCAAGGCGAGCGGCGAGGCGCAAGCCAATGCCACCCGCCTCGCCGAACTGGCCAAGGCCGCCCCCGCAGTTGGCGCGAACATCCCCCAAGGGCTGAACGAGAAACTCGACCGCGCCGACAGCACCGCCGCCGCTGCGCGCGACGCAGCTACGTCGCTGGGCCAGCGCCTCGCCGGCGTCGAAGCAGCGGCCAAAAGCGCTGCCCAGCCAAGCCGGCAGGCGCTCGCCGCCGCACGCGTCGTCCTTGCCGAGCGCATCCGCGACGCGATCGGATCGGGCCGGCCCTTCCAGCCCGATCTCGCCGCCCTCGGAGACATCCCGGCCGAGCAGCGCGCAGCACTCGCCGCGGTAGCCGGCACTGGCGCCGCGACCCGCGACCAGCTGCTGACGCAATTCGGGAGCCATCGCGCTCTCTTCGTGCGCGAGACCGCGCCGGCCGCGAACAGCTGGGAAGACAAGCTCCTCGGGCTGGCGAGCCGCATCGTCACCATCCGCCCGGTCGGCGAGTCCGGCTCGACCGATCCCGCGACCCTGCCGATCCGACTGGAAGCGGCGCTCACGCAGAACGAGGTTGTGAAGGCGGCGGAGCTCTGGACGCAATTGCCCGAGCCGGCACGGCGTGGCAGCGAAGCTTTCGGCCTGGCGTTGAGGCTGCGGGCGATCGCGGAATCGACGATCAACCGCATCGCGCAGGATGCGGTCGCGGCGCTGGGTACGGCAGGCTGA
- the hemC gene encoding hydroxymethylbilane synthase, with translation MPTPPRETRLPGRFVLGTRGSPLALAQAHELARRLGAAHGWDSAELPLDVIRTTGDAIQNRALSEAGGKGLFTKEIDAAQLAGTIDFAVHSAKDLPTALPDGLVIAGYLPREDVRDALIARGISRLADLPQGAVVGSASLRRQAILKRARPDLEVTLLRGNVGRRLEKVASGEIDATLLALAGLRRLGLADKASGILSLEECLPAVGQGAIAVVIRAGDAAAAAALAAIICRDTGHALAAERAYLTELDGSCRTPIAGHATVDGERLHLRGLLLSPDGTASAEGERLGSVTEAAQLGADLGRELRARAPAGIYDPA, from the coding sequence ATGCCGACCCCGCCGCGCGAAACCCGGCTTCCGGGCCGCTTCGTCCTCGGCACGCGTGGCAGCCCATTGGCCCTGGCGCAGGCGCACGAACTCGCGCGCCGGCTCGGCGCCGCCCATGGCTGGGACAGCGCTGAACTGCCGCTCGACGTGATCCGCACCACCGGCGACGCGATCCAGAATCGGGCGCTCTCGGAAGCCGGCGGCAAGGGGCTCTTCACCAAGGAGATCGACGCCGCCCAGCTCGCCGGCACCATCGATTTTGCCGTCCATTCCGCCAAGGACCTGCCGACCGCGCTGCCCGATGGCCTCGTCATCGCCGGCTACCTGCCGCGCGAGGATGTCCGCGACGCGCTGATCGCGCGTGGCATCTCACGGCTCGCCGACCTGCCGCAGGGCGCGGTCGTCGGCTCGGCTTCGCTGCGCCGCCAGGCGATCCTGAAGCGGGCGCGGCCCGATCTCGAAGTCACCCTGCTGCGCGGCAATGTCGGAAGGCGGCTGGAGAAGGTCGCGAGCGGCGAGATCGACGCCACCTTGCTCGCCCTCGCCGGACTGCGCCGCCTCGGCCTCGCCGACAAAGCGAGCGGCATCCTCTCGCTCGAGGAGTGCCTGCCCGCTGTCGGCCAGGGCGCCATCGCCGTGGTGATTCGCGCCGGTGACGCAGCAGCCGCAGCAGCGCTTGCAGCCATCATCTGCCGCGACACCGGCCATGCCCTCGCGGCCGAGCGCGCCTACCTGACCGAACTCGACGGCTCCTGCCGCACGCCGATCGCCGGTCACGCCACCGTCGATGGCGAGCGCCTGCATTTGCGCGGTTTGCTGCTTTCTCCCGACGGCACGGCGAGCGCCGAGGGCGAGCGCCTTGGTTCCGTCACGGAGGCCGCGCAACTGGGAGCCGATCTTGGGCGCGAATTGCGCGCCCGCGCCCCGGCCGGCATCTACGATCCGGCCTGA
- the tsaD gene encoding tRNA (adenosine(37)-N6)-threonylcarbamoyltransferase complex transferase subunit TsaD has translation MRVLGIETTCDETAAAIVSVERSGEAKILSNEVLSQIAAHAAYGGVVPEIAARAHVEAIDRIVMRAFETAGMKPSEIDGIAAAAGPGLIGGVMVGLTTAKAIALVTGRPFIAINHLEGHALTARLTDDIAFPYLLLLVSGGHTQLLAVRGVGDYLRLGTTIDDAVGEAFDKIAKMLGLPYPGGPSVEREAKAGDPERFEFPRPMSGRPNPDFSLSGLKTAVRLVAERIAPLSDRDVADLCASFQAAVVDVLVDRTRAGLRACREAGIKPTSLVVAGGVAANQQIRNGLVRLATEAGLPMVAPPIALCGDNGAMIAWAGLERLRLGLVDDMTAVARPRWPLDELRAKA, from the coding sequence ATGCGAGTTCTGGGCATAGAGACGACCTGCGACGAGACGGCCGCCGCGATCGTCTCCGTCGAACGCTCCGGTGAAGCGAAGATCCTGTCGAACGAGGTCCTCAGCCAGATCGCGGCGCATGCAGCCTATGGCGGCGTCGTGCCCGAGATCGCGGCGCGGGCCCATGTCGAGGCGATCGACCGGATCGTGATGCGCGCCTTCGAGACCGCCGGCATGAAGCCGTCCGAGATCGACGGCATCGCCGCAGCGGCTGGGCCGGGATTGATCGGTGGCGTCATGGTCGGCCTCACCACCGCCAAGGCGATCGCGCTGGTGACCGGGCGGCCCTTCATCGCGATCAACCATCTCGAGGGCCATGCCCTGACGGCGCGGCTGACCGACGACATCGCCTTTCCCTATCTGCTGCTGCTGGTCTCCGGCGGGCATACGCAGTTGCTCGCGGTGCGTGGCGTCGGCGACTATCTCCGGCTCGGCACCACGATCGACGATGCGGTCGGCGAGGCCTTCGACAAGATCGCCAAGATGCTCGGTCTGCCCTATCCGGGCGGTCCCTCGGTCGAGCGCGAGGCGAAGGCCGGCGATCCCGAGCGCTTCGAGTTCCCGCGGCCGATGAGCGGGCGGCCGAATCCGGATTTCTCGCTGTCGGGCCTGAAGACGGCGGTGCGGCTGGTCGCCGAGCGGATCGCGCCGCTCTCCGACCGCGACGTTGCCGATCTCTGCGCCTCGTTCCAGGCCGCGGTGGTCGACGTTCTGGTCGACCGGACGCGGGCGGGCTTGCGCGCCTGCCGTGAGGCCGGGATCAAGCCGACCTCCCTGGTCGTGGCCGGCGGCGTCGCTGCCAACCAGCAGATCCGCAATGGTCTTGTGCGCCTCGCGACCGAGGCTGGACTGCCGATGGTCGCGCCGCCAATAGCGCTGTGCGGCGACAATGGCGCGATGATCGCCTGGGCCGGGCTGGAGCGCCTGCGGCTCGGCCTCGTCGACGATATGACCGCAGTGGCGCGCCCGCGTTGGCCCCTCGACGAACTCAGGGCGAAGGCGTGA
- a CDS encoding NAD(P)H-dependent glycerol-3-phosphate dehydrogenase: MSGQARYETIGVAGAGAFGTALALAAARAGCRVLLWARDEETVASLRDRREAPRLPGARLPDAIEPVSDIAALGSVEALILAVPTQALRSASTLLASALPQGLPVISAAKGIEQSSGRFTTQIIAEALPQAVPAVLSGPSFAADIACGLPTALTLACADAGLAKGLAEALNSSALRIYHSNDPRGVEIGGAAKNVLAIAAGIAIGLGLGESARAALVARGFSELRRFGEAHGAQAETLMGLSGLGDVVLSCATAQSRNFAYGQALGQGRSPTEAAGGRLAEGAFTASVLVQMARAQEIDMPIAEAVASVIAGTVGVREAVADLLARPVRAEN; this comes from the coding sequence GTGAGCGGACAAGCTCGTTACGAGACGATCGGCGTCGCCGGCGCCGGCGCCTTCGGTACGGCACTGGCGCTCGCCGCGGCGCGAGCCGGGTGCCGTGTGCTGCTCTGGGCCCGCGACGAGGAGACTGTGGCGAGTCTGCGCGATAGGCGCGAGGCGCCGCGCTTGCCGGGTGCCAGGTTGCCGGATGCCATCGAACCGGTGTCGGATATCGCCGCGCTAGGAAGCGTTGAAGCGCTGATCCTGGCGGTGCCGACGCAGGCGTTGCGTTCCGCCTCGACGCTGCTGGCTTCGGCGCTGCCGCAAGGATTGCCGGTGATCTCGGCCGCCAAGGGCATCGAGCAGAGCAGTGGACGCTTCACCACGCAGATCATCGCCGAGGCTTTGCCGCAGGCGGTCCCGGCGGTGCTGTCAGGGCCGAGCTTTGCCGCCGACATCGCCTGCGGCCTGCCGACGGCGCTGACGCTGGCCTGTGCCGATGCCGGATTGGCGAAGGGCTTGGCCGAAGCGCTGAACTCATCCGCGCTGCGCATCTATCACAGCAATGATCCACGCGGCGTCGAGATCGGCGGTGCCGCCAAGAACGTGCTCGCCATCGCCGCCGGCATCGCGATCGGCCTCGGGCTTGGCGAGAGCGCCCGTGCCGCGCTGGTGGCGCGCGGCTTTTCGGAATTGCGCCGCTTCGGCGAAGCCCATGGCGCCCAGGCCGAGACCTTGATGGGGCTTTCGGGACTGGGCGACGTTGTGCTCTCCTGCGCCACGGCGCAGTCGCGCAACTTCGCCTATGGCCAGGCGCTGGGGCAGGGCAGGTCGCCGACTGAAGCCGCCGGCGGCAGGCTTGCGGAGGGCGCCTTCACCGCCTCCGTGCTGGTCCAGATGGCGCGGGCGCAGGAGATCGACATGCCGATCGCCGAGGCGGTCGCAAGCGTCATCGCCGGTACCGTCGGCGTACGCGAGGCGGTAGCCGACTTGCTGGCCCGGCCGGTGCGGGCGGAAAATTGA
- a CDS encoding EVE domain-containing protein, with protein MAHWLIKSEPSVFSWDDQVKAGAKGTHWDGVKNHTAKLNLMAMKKGDQVFFYHSNEGLEVVGIVEVIKEHYPWVEAGPPWVLVDFKAVKPLPKPVSLAAVKAEPKLAKMALVTSFRLSVQPVTDEEWALVCKMGGL; from the coding sequence ATGGCGCACTGGTTGATCAAATCGGAACCCTCGGTCTTTTCCTGGGACGACCAGGTCAAGGCCGGAGCCAAGGGCACGCATTGGGACGGGGTGAAGAACCACACCGCCAAGCTCAACCTGATGGCGATGAAGAAGGGCGACCAAGTCTTCTTCTACCACTCCAATGAGGGTCTCGAGGTCGTCGGCATCGTCGAGGTCATCAAGGAGCATTATCCCTGGGTCGAGGCCGGCCCGCCCTGGGTTCTGGTCGACTTCAAGGCCGTAAAGCCACTGCCGAAGCCGGTCTCGCTCGCCGCGGTCAAGGCCGAACCGAAGCTCGCCAAGATGGCGCTCGTCACCTCCTTCCGCCTCTCGGTGCAGCCGGTGACGGACGAGGAATGGGCGCTCGTCTGCAAGATGGGCGGGCTGTAG
- a CDS encoding TetR/AcrR family transcriptional regulator, which yields MRRSKKSELLEAAGAIIVRSGVEALTFDRLAADAGVSKGGILYHFPDKERLLVALVEGIVALTDLAIADAVQSEPEPAQPGRWLRAYIGVAFTNGDEIDRLLGVLIAALPPDSPALVPLIAADRRWLEAACADGLPRGLAIAIRLAVDGAFFTRLDEGDAAATRATLLKLTEQA from the coding sequence GTGCGCCGAAGCAAGAAATCCGAGCTGCTCGAAGCGGCCGGGGCGATCATCGTCCGCAGCGGCGTCGAAGCGCTGACCTTCGATCGCCTCGCAGCCGACGCCGGCGTCAGCAAGGGCGGCATCCTCTATCATTTCCCCGACAAGGAGCGGCTGCTCGTCGCGCTGGTCGAGGGCATCGTCGCGCTGACCGATCTCGCTATCGCCGATGCCGTGCAAAGCGAGCCCGAACCGGCACAACCCGGCCGCTGGCTGCGCGCCTATATTGGCGTTGCCTTCACCAATGGCGACGAGATCGACCGGCTGCTCGGCGTACTGATCGCAGCCCTGCCGCCGGACTCGCCCGCACTTGTGCCGCTCATCGCCGCGGACCGGCGCTGGCTCGAGGCGGCTTGCGCTGACGGGCTGCCCCGCGGTCTTGCGATCGCGATCCGGCTCGCGGTCGATGGCGCCTTCTTCACCAGACTCGACGAGGGCGATGCCGCCGCGACGCGCGCAACCCTGCTGAAGCTGACGGAGCAGGCGTGA
- a CDS encoding DUF418 domain-containing protein — MTSAPSPAAGREPAIDMIRGVALFGILVVNMPFFAMPFGFAGDWWRSAFPGALDWFAVFLIQALFEAKFILIFSFLFGYGAARQIAANGAGRYRRRLLALGMLGVAHALLLFAGDILLAYALLGMILPFAAGWSVVRRLKAAALMWLLAILTHTLLAIIGIIEVEPLNTGGNAAVAVHRSADFLGIARYRLFEWAVFYGLAPFSTLPHVAAMFFLGMAAFRHLGANSLSSLAGRGAAMARLLWLPALVGNVVYAAAAMAPPGAAKPAFVAVELILRGVFPPLLSLVLIGAGLSLFSSPLGARIGRIFQADGRLSLSLYICESIACALIFLGYGLGLYGRIGPAACIGLAVLVYFGLLIAASLWSRVFAKGPFEWFVERMAGPRRPPRMALETAG; from the coding sequence ATGACGTCTGCTCCGAGCCCTGCCGCCGGGCGCGAGCCGGCGATCGACATGATCCGCGGTGTCGCGCTGTTCGGCATCCTCGTCGTCAACATGCCGTTCTTCGCCATGCCGTTCGGCTTCGCCGGTGACTGGTGGCGTTCAGCCTTTCCCGGCGCGCTCGACTGGTTCGCGGTTTTCCTGATCCAGGCGCTGTTCGAGGCGAAGTTCATCCTGATCTTCTCGTTCCTGTTCGGCTATGGCGCGGCACGCCAGATCGCGGCCAATGGCGCTGGGCGTTATCGGCGTCGGTTGCTCGCGCTCGGGATGCTGGGCGTTGCCCATGCGCTCCTGCTCTTTGCTGGGGATATCCTTCTCGCCTACGCCTTGCTGGGAATGATCCTGCCCTTCGCGGCAGGCTGGTCCGTCGTCCGACGTCTCAAGGCGGCTGCGCTGATGTGGCTGCTCGCGATCCTGACGCATACCTTGCTCGCGATCATCGGGATCATCGAGGTCGAGCCGCTGAATACCGGCGGCAACGCCGCTGTCGCGGTGCACCGTTCCGCTGATTTCCTCGGGATCGCCCGTTACCGGCTGTTCGAATGGGCGGTGTTCTACGGCTTGGCGCCGTTCAGCACGCTGCCGCATGTCGCGGCCATGTTCTTCCTCGGCATGGCAGCCTTCCGCCATCTCGGAGCGAACTCGCTGAGCAGTCTCGCGGGGCGGGGCGCTGCAATGGCGCGCCTGCTCTGGTTGCCTGCGCTCGTCGGCAATGTCGTCTACGCGGCGGCAGCCATGGCGCCTCCCGGCGCGGCGAAGCCGGCTTTCGTGGCTGTCGAGTTGATCCTGCGCGGGGTGTTCCCGCCGCTGCTCAGCCTCGTCCTGATCGGCGCCGGCCTAAGCCTCTTCAGCAGCCCGCTCGGTGCCCGGATCGGGCGCATTTTCCAGGCCGATGGCCGGCTGTCGCTGTCGCTCTATATCTGCGAATCGATTGCCTGCGCTCTGATCTTCCTCGGTTACGGCCTCGGCCTTTACGGTCGGATCGGCCCGGCGGCCTGTATCGGCTTGGCAGTGTTGGTTTATTTCGGGTTGCTGATTGCAGCCTCGCTCTGGAGCAGGGTCTTTGCCAAAGGGCCGTTCGAATGGTTCGTCGAGCGCATGGCGGGGCCGCGCCGGCCGCCGAGGATGGCGCTCGAAACCGCCGGATAG